The following is a genomic window from Rhododendron vialii isolate Sample 1 chromosome 9a, ASM3025357v1.
CTGGATCCTGAAACAAGGCAAAGAAGGCCGTCCACCAGTAAATATCAGAGGTGAGGATACACGCTTATGCCGGATTAGAACTCGATCGGAGTCCAAATATATTGTTGTTCTTCTACAATTAAAATCAGGAATTAAGTTGGACAGTATAGTACTTGGAGAGTGTTATAGCCTAACTTGACTGAGCAAAAAGAACTGTTCCTCTCTAATTAGCATACTAGGGAAAACCCTGCTTTCAAGAACTTAAAAATGTCTGCTTCTTCCCGTAGATGTAAGAAGAGGGTAGGACTAGGTAATGTTTAGCAATGTAATTTTGATGTAGAACACATATATgaaggcccaattccatgatcgATGTTTAGTTTCCGATTATCCGATTTGGCAAAATTCGGACGAGTTCGGAATAGGCAACTTGGTgagctgacttattttcgcgaTTCGGTCATTACACACCACCGTAAGTCGTGAGTGATGGTGTTTTTTTAGCCTAATTTCTTTGTTTAGACCTTCAATTtacttttataaaaattttgATTCATTAATAACTTTTAAACCGTAATTCCTTATTAGTTGGTTCTTTTTGAGAAAGTCCTATTTTTcttcccgttttcaattttaggaaaaaaatttgggactttttattttatgactttctttttagggtttttaggATTTCGGGCTTATAAAAAGGTTGTAACTTAATGTTTGCCTCACATTttcatcaataatattacagactttgtttttcttcttgtggattcaagaaATTGGTCGTAGCTACAAGTTCCTATTTCGTTTGGATTAATACGCTAACTATAATCTCTTGTGAATTCTACTGtgtcaaattcaaatattgaccaaagcCTAATCGCTAAGTTGACATAGacaaaagtggaaaaaaaaaaaagataaaaaacaGCTGAAAAATTATTGGAAGCATGCATCTTACCATTCCCGACCCAATCAGATACTGAATTGTCTTCTCAATTTGCCTCATGTCTACTCGTCCACACAGGTAGAGGTACTTATTGAGAAGATCGCCATGCCTGTTTTCTTCTGCAGTCCATCCCCTAGTCCACACTGCCCAAGAAGTGAGGCTCGCCCCCGTTTCGTCCCTAGTACCATCTATGGTATTTAGCATTGTTTGGTAAGTAGGAAGTGCTTCTTCTGTGATCATGCCTCCAACCAAAACAACGAAGTAATCGTCCGGAATCTCCTTTGCCCTTTCCCTTAATTCCATGACTTGATCATGAAATCCATCGGAAGCGGGATCGGGAAGAAAATCCTGTGGTTGCCAACATTTCTCCACTGGCTTTAAATGAACCAAGATGTTCTGCTCGGCCCAATCCTCCAGGTTTTTAAAGATCTCCATCTTTTCGGGTGGCATTGAGTGAGTTACTTGAACATGAACCTCGCGAGGAGGGCTGATCATGAAAGACTTCTTGAGACTCTCAACCTCTCTAAATAAGACAGGAACGGAATTAGATGCTGCGATTTCAGTTTGGGTACAAGGCAAGGCCGATACAATTAATGGATCAATGATCAGAAGCATGTAAGCACAGTTTTactacaaaagaaagaaagaaaaggagtaTGAAAATTAGTGCATTGAGTGGTTTGAAAATTAGTACATTGATATATAGGGAAGCAAGCATATAGAGATAGATTTCAGACGAGGGATTCGAGCTCCCTGCCCTTAAATCTGAGAATTAATTCACCGTTAGAATTGACTGTCAAATATAATGGCCCATGCATTTGAATCTTTAAAGAAGATGCGTACGTACCCAAAACAAATACATACTTCACATTCTCAGTAGAACCCTTCTATGGGAACCTACCATCCGTGCGGTGCGAAGATCGGCACGCGCGCAGAGCTCACTCCAGGTCCCACACGGATAATCTCATGAGCTattcaataattctaaaataaCTTTTCGAGTGGGCccacgaaaaatcagctcaatactATAAGTGTAGGTGCTTGATTCCTGGACTTGGATTATCCGTGCAGGACTAGGAGTTGGCTCTGTGTGCCGATCTGTGCATGCTTGGTGcttattggaattttttttttcattatgtaGGCCTAatcttttagtttaaaatttgtatAGAGTTATTCGACAATTGTTGgtgcttttttattattttagctgaaaatcctacaaaattatGCAATTTTGAGACCTATGCCAAGTTGTGACTTCAGACATTTTTCAATATCATGATTAGGCCGGTTTTATCATTTCTATGATTATGATGGTATTGAAAATGTCTTCAATTTTtgttattaaattaaataagtagTTCGTTCTAAACATTGGAAAGTATATAATTATGtgtaaatactaaaaaaaataaaagggtctTATTAGTGTTAACCCGAACTTCGGGTCCAGAACACGACACGATTTTAAACAGATTGGGTTAGTGTCAAGCTATTTGACACATTTATATTTTAACAGTTGTTTTGACAAGAACCCAAAAAGACACGAAATATGAAACGACACGATACGAACACGACTGGACACGATACGATGCCCACCCCTAGTTACAATTGACAGTAAAATAATGGCCCATGCATCTAAATCTTGAAAGAAGATGCTTATGTACCCAAAACAAACAGATTCTCAGTAGAGCCCTTCTATGGAAACCTACCATCTGCGCACCGTCGGTACGGTGCATAGATCGGCACGCGGAACCCATTCCGGTTCCACATGGAAAAATCCGAGCTATTCAATaattgcaaaataatttttcaagtgagtccacgaaaaatcagctcaatatgATAAATGAGTGCAAGTGTTGATCCCTGGACTCGGATTATACGTGCAGGGCAAGGAGTGTACCCCATGTGCCAATCTGTGCAAGGTCGGAGCTTATATGGtccgagtcgttcaataattgttaaataattttccaagttggcccgcaaaaaattagctcaatatgataagtaataattttttcgaGTGGCCCGCGAAACATAGATCAGCTCAATACGATAAGTGAGTGTAGGTGCTTGATCTTTGGACTTGGATTATCCGTGCGGGACCAAGAGTGGCCCCGCATGCCGATCTTTGTACGGTCGGTGCTCATATGATCGGTTCCCATAGCTTTTTTCGTTCTCAGCAAAACACTTACTCACGACTTACGTGTCACGATTCATTTGACATTTAGCAGAAACTGACATAAAGATCGGAGCATACCCATGCAAATTCCACCATTCCAGAGCCaaatttttgtttggattaaaaagttaagtacttttttgtctttattcttcttcttttttccattcgttcatttgcgtcaaatttttgtgacttattgattcttctcgtcaagaaaaatcgaaaaagtaaaaaattattttatgagtttcgatcaaattttcttacttttccaaTACATCTCAACAAGACGAATTAACAAGCCACAAAAGTTTActgtaaaattaacaaatacaatttttttatttgaataaagacaaataaataaGTCGTTTTGACCTATTAGGAGCAAAGTACCACAAACCCAGATAGAAAAATAGACAATTGATTAAAGAAGAATGATGGAGTAAAATTCAAAGGAGGTGAGAAAAACAAACGTGGAGCCGGAGCTGAGGGTGGCCGAGGCCCTGAGAAACTTGGGAGATCTGAGATTTGCCTTGGGGGGAATAGCAAAAGAAGGGTACTTGTGGGAACATTTCAAGGTGATGGGATTGAGGTTCAGAgccattttttcctttctttcttctttcttgttg
Proteins encoded in this region:
- the LOC131300688 gene encoding stearoyl-[acyl-carrier-protein] 9-desaturase, chloroplastic-like isoform X2 yields the protein MALNLNPITLKCSHKYPSFAIPPKANLRSPKFLRASATLSSGSTEVESLKKSFMISPPREVHVQVTHSMPPEKMEIFKNLEDWAEQNILVHLKPVEKCWQPQDFLPDPASDGFHDQVMELRERAKEIPDDYFVVLVGGMITEEALPTYQTMLNTIDGTRDETGASLTSWAVWTRGWTAEENRHGDLLNKYLYLCGRVDMRQIEKTIQYLIGSGMDPGFENSPYLCFIYTSFQERATFIAHGNTARHAKEYGDLKLAQICGSIASDEKRHETAYTKIVEKLFEIDPDATVLALADMMRKKITMPAHLMYDGRDDNLFDHFSSVAQRLGVYTAKDYADILEFLVGRWKVEDITGLSSEGRKAQDYVCGLPQRIRRLAPGRAKEARYVPFSWIFDKEVKI